One region of Sulfuricurvum sp. genomic DNA includes:
- a CDS encoding ATP-binding protein: MRDVFRRIITDFQERPLRQTIKRDIDIPLFSDKIITLIGVRRCGKTSILYKMIEELRASVDSKNIVYVNFEDDRLLGTTIGDLDDLVEGYYELYPQKRDEKIYLFVDEVQNIPQWESFIRRIYDTLNVQIIITGSSSKLLSSEIATSLRGRTLTYEIFPFSFKEYLRFKNITINLDSSKSLSFIKHHFEEYLLCGGFPETIDQDTTIQKRILSDYVNLIVYKDLIERYGITNTALLKHLIKYAFVNMATSVSITKLYNDFKSNGFKLGKETLFDYFGYLEEAYAIFSVPIFRSSVREEQRNPKKIYAIDNGLRAVYDASFSPDYSKLYENLVFLALRSKTNEVYYVKERQEIDFYCVIDGVKQLINVSVDISNPDTFEREINSLSEGMEFIGVNKSILITKEREGSMNIGEKVVMFIPLWKWLLTNN; this comes from the coding sequence ATGAGAGATGTATTTCGCCGCATTATCACCGATTTTCAAGAGCGCCCTCTACGCCAAACCATCAAACGTGATATTGATATCCCCCTATTCAGCGATAAAATCATTACCCTCATAGGGGTACGCCGCTGTGGAAAAACCTCGATTCTTTATAAGATGATCGAAGAGCTCCGTGCAAGCGTGGATTCTAAGAATATCGTCTATGTAAATTTTGAAGATGATCGGTTACTTGGCACCACGATTGGTGATTTAGACGATCTTGTTGAAGGATATTACGAGCTTTATCCCCAGAAAAGGGATGAAAAAATCTATCTCTTTGTCGATGAAGTGCAAAACATCCCTCAGTGGGAATCTTTTATCCGTCGTATTTACGATACGTTGAATGTTCAAATCATCATAACCGGATCCTCTTCCAAACTTCTCAGCAGTGAAATAGCCACATCCCTGCGCGGTAGAACGCTTACCTATGAGATATTCCCGTTTTCGTTTAAAGAGTATCTCCGTTTTAAAAACATCACGATCAATCTCGACTCTTCCAAATCGCTCAGCTTTATCAAACACCATTTCGAGGAGTATCTACTCTGCGGAGGCTTTCCCGAAACGATTGATCAAGATACAACGATCCAAAAAAGGATTCTCAGCGATTATGTCAATCTGATCGTTTACAAAGACCTTATTGAACGCTACGGAATTACCAATACCGCTCTGCTGAAACATCTCATAAAATACGCTTTCGTCAATATGGCGACCTCGGTAAGTATTACCAAGCTCTACAATGATTTTAAATCCAATGGCTTTAAACTGGGCAAAGAGACACTATTTGATTATTTCGGCTATTTGGAAGAGGCGTATGCCATCTTTAGTGTTCCGATTTTTAGAAGTTCGGTACGCGAAGAGCAACGCAATCCGAAAAAAATCTATGCGATCGATAACGGTCTTCGTGCCGTCTATGATGCATCTTTTTCACCCGATTATTCCAAGCTCTATGAAAATCTAGTATTCTTGGCACTTCGTTCTAAAACAAATGAAGTCTATTACGTGAAAGAGCGTCAGGAGATCGATTTTTACTGTGTCATAGACGGCGTTAAACAACTCATCAATGTGAGTGTGGATATCAGCAATCCCGACACCTTTGAGCGTGAGATCAACTCGCTCTCTGAGGGGATGGAGTTTATCGGTGTGAACAAAAGTATTCTCATTACCAAAGAGCGTGAAGGCTCCATGAATATCGGTGAGAAAGTCGTGATGTTTATACCACTTTGGAAATGGCTTTTAACAAACAATTAG
- a CDS encoding exodeoxyribonuclease III: MSEVVNIISWNVNGIRAVEQKGAFDWLETHQPDILCLQEIKATPDQIPDNLFQDRYHYMSVNSAAKKGYSGTLIASVIEPTKTHTRPDIDILDEGRIVEHHYGDIVLFNVYFPNGQKDEERLTYKLSFYDNFLDHCQKLRSEGKKIIICGDVNTAHREIDLKNPKSNEKTSGFLPIEREWIDKLIECGYIDTFRQIHGDKKDQYSWWSYRFSARAKNVGWRIDYFFISDDLIDALEDAFILQEIEGSDHCPVGIRIRV; this comes from the coding sequence ATGTCAGAGGTCGTTAATATCATCTCCTGGAACGTCAACGGTATTCGCGCTGTAGAGCAAAAGGGTGCATTTGATTGGCTTGAAACCCATCAGCCCGATATCCTCTGCCTCCAAGAGATCAAAGCCACTCCCGATCAGATCCCTGACAACCTCTTTCAAGATCGATACCACTATATGAGTGTCAACAGTGCCGCTAAAAAAGGGTATTCGGGAACCTTGATCGCTTCAGTGATAGAACCGACTAAAACTCATACCCGACCCGATATCGATATTCTGGATGAGGGGAGAATCGTCGAACACCATTATGGGGATATTGTCCTCTTTAACGTCTATTTCCCCAACGGTCAAAAAGATGAAGAGCGGCTCACCTATAAACTCAGTTTTTACGATAATTTTCTAGATCATTGTCAGAAACTCCGCTCCGAGGGGAAAAAGATTATCATCTGCGGAGACGTCAACACCGCCCACCGTGAAATCGATCTCAAAAACCCTAAATCGAATGAAAAAACATCAGGATTCTTGCCCATCGAGCGAGAATGGATCGATAAGCTCATCGAGTGTGGATACATCGATACGTTTCGTCAAATTCACGGAGATAAAAAAGATCAGTACAGCTGGTGGTCATACCGCTTTAGCGCCCGAGCTAAAAACGTCGGATGGCGGATCGATTATTTCTTTATCTCTGATGATCTGATCGATGCGCTTGAAGATGCGTTTATCCTTCAGGAGATTGAGGGTTCGGATCATTGTCCGGTGGGGATCAGGATAAGGGTGTGA
- a CDS encoding AAA family ATPase: MALIFYKISINGYIPAQASNAAYLLSDTWDDYSFKTLFKLIIFDERGTKHELGSVKIGFNGQIGGWTSESMAEQFSTLPNTFFSLGQDADYYKNIVENLSPEVTSNILTSLGDVVHNPDLLQSIENQSVFRTSLLRTVNPSSIEYQFTRILRHEAALTDYNFFYEKIADSLYSGIKIDFQVVPNSKPPSNIHILIGRNGVGKTTILNNMVNALLPNRNPEGVAGRFATSTVFDMNITLAQNYFSGIVSISFSAFDPFEPPEDQTNSSLGLRYHYIGLKKRLSEIEEHKRGLKDKDDLCNDFFKSSKICFALTAKRERWIKAITKLESDTNFAEMDLNQLIEVYDRDLSDDKRTYSATAYSYYKRMSSGHAIVLLTITKLVETVEEKTLVLLDEPESHLHPPLLSAFARALSDLLTNRNGVAIIATHSPVVLQEVPKTCVSILQRTRLFGRVDRPEGETFGENVGILTREVFGLEVTKSGFHDLLKRAVNEGRNYDEISAEYHNQLGFEGKMLLRSMIITRDETIGSGE, from the coding sequence ATGGCACTTATTTTCTATAAAATATCAATAAATGGATACATTCCTGCCCAAGCCAGTAATGCTGCATATTTACTATCTGATACTTGGGACGATTACTCATTTAAAACTCTATTCAAGCTCATTATCTTTGATGAACGAGGAACCAAACATGAATTAGGTAGCGTCAAAATTGGGTTCAATGGTCAGATAGGCGGATGGACCTCAGAAAGCATGGCAGAACAGTTCTCTACTTTACCGAACACTTTTTTTTCGCTTGGACAAGATGCAGATTATTACAAGAACATTGTAGAAAATCTTTCTCCAGAAGTTACATCTAATATATTGACCTCTCTTGGTGATGTTGTACATAATCCAGATCTTTTGCAATCCATTGAAAACCAAAGTGTATTTCGCACGTCGTTACTTAGAACAGTGAATCCATCTTCAATCGAGTATCAATTTACAAGGATTTTACGTCATGAGGCAGCACTCACTGATTACAATTTCTTTTATGAAAAAATTGCTGATTCGCTCTATTCTGGTATAAAAATCGATTTTCAAGTCGTACCAAATTCTAAGCCTCCTTCTAACATCCATATTTTGATTGGTCGTAATGGTGTAGGGAAAACCACAATACTAAATAATATGGTTAATGCACTTCTACCTAATAGAAACCCTGAAGGAGTGGCTGGGCGTTTTGCTACAAGTACAGTCTTTGATATGAACATCACACTGGCACAAAACTATTTTTCAGGTATTGTTTCTATCTCTTTCAGCGCATTTGATCCTTTTGAACCACCAGAAGACCAAACAAATTCAAGCTTAGGCTTACGATATCACTACATTGGATTAAAAAAACGTCTTAGTGAGATAGAAGAACATAAGCGGGGATTAAAAGATAAGGATGATTTGTGTAACGACTTCTTCAAAAGTTCAAAAATATGTTTTGCATTAACTGCGAAACGAGAACGTTGGATAAAAGCTATCACAAAACTAGAATCAGATACAAATTTTGCAGAAATGGACTTGAATCAGCTCATCGAAGTATACGATAGAGATTTATCAGATGACAAGCGTACGTATTCAGCCACAGCGTATTCATATTACAAACGTATGAGTTCAGGACATGCCATTGTCCTTCTGACAATAACAAAATTGGTAGAGACAGTTGAAGAAAAAACACTTGTTCTCCTCGATGAACCAGAAAGCCATCTTCATCCTCCTTTGCTATCAGCTTTTGCCCGTGCATTGTCAGATTTATTAACAAATCGTAATGGCGTCGCTATCATCGCCACACATTCGCCTGTGGTATTGCAAGAAGTACCAAAGACATGTGTTTCTATTCTTCAGAGGACTCGACTCTTTGGACGTGTAGATAGACCCGAAGGAGAAACATTTGGTGAAAATGTCGGTATTTTAACTCGCGAAGTTTTTGGTCTAGAAGTCACTAAATCAGGATTTCATGATTTATTAAAACGTGCGGTAAATGAGGGAAGAAACTATGATGAAATATCAGCGGAGTACCATAATCAACTTGGTTTTGAAGGGAAAATGCTACTGCGTTCTATGATTATCACTAGAGATGAAACTATAGGTAGTGGTGAATGA
- a CDS encoding AAA domain-containing protein produces MDENKYLILLDGKNKTSDIVTIDDSQTNIKIQFSSNDKFYTYSKTKVLIYEYPEVIDPNSCHIYLRDKCLFNITKILDFESYLKIFYGNGKISAYSKDDLRIEHNVLIQKNAKNTFDYLKALAKSLKSEENDFLDKQYEKMSYLSEESVLAKYLNPDVIKKYQKPKIMIFPFGLNLSQEVAVANALTHQVSIIEGPPGTGKTQTILNIIANLLVNDNTVAVVSNNNAAIENVYDKLDALNLSFFAAMLGNKKNQEEFFANQQETYPQVCNMPDNDFLNNRDSLEKNIVHLKEMLQANNDLAKASQELEALKIEKRHFMNMFAARAIDIGSHEDFFSKQSLDNTLSLWAELESLVLHDKKITFFFKIKALFKYKIFSFSLYQYPLDEIILVLQKCFYEIKEKKLIETIFTLKNLLKDENFETILKAYTTDSMALLELHLSKKYNLTEKKQQFEKDALWKNFEDFTREYPVVLSTTHSLRNCTQENFLYDYLIIDEASQVDVIAGGLALSCAKNVVIVGDLKQLPHIVGKDIENVVDDTFKDYALATSYHYKNSLLASALKVFDDAPKTLLKEHYRCHPKIIDFCNKKFYHDELVILSKEGDAGAPLILVNTAEGNHARGKSNQRQIDVIKNEILPRLSTKSLGVISPFRDQVNKLSSEITQELSIEIDTVHKYQGREKDIIIITTVVDEENEFADDPNLLNVAVSRAKEQLYIVVSDREKNKNMKDLVNYIRYNNFEIADSKIYSIFDLLYQDYAPYLKRFLGKIKKVSNYQSENLMNVIIEKVLDLEQYSNLAYNINYPLNKLIKDTSILNADELAFVKASSHIDFLIHNKISKQPVLAIEVDGFAFHTNNPVQLERDALKDRILDKYSIPIIRFSTDGSEEETKLRKKLREVITL; encoded by the coding sequence ATGGATGAAAACAAATATTTAATTTTGCTTGATGGTAAAAATAAAACATCAGATATAGTAACCATTGATGATTCTCAGACAAATATAAAAATTCAATTTAGCTCAAATGACAAGTTCTATACATATAGCAAAACAAAGGTTTTAATCTACGAATATCCGGAAGTTATTGATCCTAATTCTTGCCATATCTATTTACGGGATAAATGCTTATTTAATATCACAAAAATTTTAGACTTTGAAAGTTACCTAAAAATATTTTATGGTAATGGAAAAATATCCGCGTACAGTAAAGATGATTTACGGATTGAACATAATGTACTCATTCAAAAAAATGCCAAAAATACGTTTGATTATCTAAAAGCTTTGGCTAAGAGCTTAAAAAGCGAAGAAAATGACTTCTTAGATAAACAGTACGAAAAGATGTCGTATCTAAGTGAAGAGAGTGTGCTTGCAAAATACCTAAACCCTGACGTGATCAAAAAATATCAGAAGCCAAAAATAATGATTTTTCCTTTTGGGTTAAATTTGAGTCAAGAAGTTGCCGTTGCAAATGCGCTGACACACCAAGTAAGTATTATCGAGGGTCCTCCTGGTACTGGAAAAACACAAACCATCTTAAACATCATCGCGAATCTATTAGTGAATGACAATACGGTTGCCGTAGTTTCAAATAACAATGCTGCAATTGAAAATGTGTACGATAAACTCGATGCACTCAATCTATCTTTCTTTGCGGCGATGTTGGGAAATAAGAAAAACCAAGAAGAATTTTTTGCCAATCAACAAGAAACATATCCTCAAGTTTGTAATATGCCAGATAATGATTTTCTCAATAATCGTGATTCATTAGAGAAAAATATTGTTCATCTTAAAGAGATGCTACAAGCTAACAACGATTTGGCAAAAGCATCACAAGAATTAGAAGCATTAAAAATCGAGAAAAGACATTTCATGAATATGTTTGCTGCTAGAGCAATAGATATAGGTAGTCATGAAGATTTTTTTTCCAAACAAAGTTTAGACAATACACTATCACTTTGGGCTGAGCTTGAGTCTTTGGTGTTACATGATAAAAAAATAACTTTTTTCTTTAAAATAAAAGCGCTTTTCAAATATAAGATTTTCTCTTTTAGCCTATACCAATACCCGTTGGACGAGATTATTCTTGTCCTGCAAAAATGCTTTTATGAAATTAAAGAAAAAAAACTGATAGAAACTATTTTTACTCTGAAAAATCTTTTGAAAGATGAAAATTTCGAGACGATACTAAAAGCATATACAACTGATTCAATGGCATTGTTGGAACTACATTTATCAAAAAAATACAACCTGACTGAAAAAAAGCAACAATTTGAGAAAGATGCTTTGTGGAAAAATTTCGAAGACTTCACAAGAGAATACCCCGTTGTTTTAAGCACAACACATTCATTGCGAAACTGCACACAAGAGAACTTTTTATACGATTACTTGATTATTGATGAGGCATCTCAAGTAGATGTTATTGCCGGCGGTCTTGCATTATCTTGTGCAAAAAATGTTGTAATCGTAGGTGATCTAAAACAACTACCACATATTGTTGGTAAAGATATTGAAAATGTCGTTGATGATACCTTTAAAGATTATGCGTTAGCCACATCATATCATTATAAAAACAGTCTACTTGCTTCTGCACTGAAAGTCTTTGACGATGCACCTAAGACATTACTAAAAGAGCACTACAGATGTCATCCTAAGATTATTGATTTTTGTAATAAAAAATTTTACCATGATGAATTGGTTATCTTATCAAAAGAAGGAGATGCTGGAGCACCCTTGATTTTGGTGAATACCGCAGAGGGTAATCATGCAAGAGGTAAGTCAAATCAGCGCCAAATTGATGTAATTAAAAATGAAATTTTGCCGCGTTTAAGCACAAAAAGTTTAGGAGTGATTTCACCTTTTCGAGATCAAGTAAATAAGTTATCAAGTGAAATCACCCAAGAGTTAAGCATTGAAATCGATACAGTACATAAATACCAAGGTCGAGAAAAAGACATCATAATCATTACAACCGTCGTAGATGAGGAAAATGAGTTTGCAGATGATCCAAACTTACTTAATGTCGCTGTGTCAAGGGCAAAAGAACAACTTTATATTGTGGTATCCGATCGTGAAAAAAATAAAAATATGAAAGATTTGGTGAACTATATTCGATATAACAACTTCGAAATTGCTGACAGTAAAATTTATTCCATTTTTGACTTGTTATATCAAGACTATGCCCCCTATTTAAAAAGATTCCTGGGTAAAATTAAAAAAGTTTCAAATTATCAATCTGAAAATTTAATGAATGTTATCATTGAAAAAGTGCTCGATCTTGAGCAATATTCAAATCTGGCTTATAATATAAACTATCCACTAAATAAGCTCATCAAAGATACAAGTATCCTAAACGCAGACGAATTGGCATTTGTCAAAGCATCATCACATATAGACTTTCTTATCCACAATAAAATCAGCAAGCAACCGGTTTTAGCAATTGAGGTGGATGGTTTTGCATTTCACACGAATAATCCTGTGCAATTAGAAAGAGATGCTTTAAAAGATCGTATTTTAGACAAATACAGTATCCCTATCATACGATTTTCAACTGATGGCAGTGAAGAAGAGACCAAATTACGCAAAAAACTCAGAGAGGTTATTACATTATGA